The window TCAGCCGCCAGGCCGACTGCGGTCAGCCGCTGATCCTGGTCGGCATCGCCGAGGACATCACCGACAAGAAGCTGCTCGAGGGCGAGCTGCAGCGCCTGGCCACCACCGACGTGCTGACCCAGAGCTGCAACCGCCGGCACTTCTTCGAGTGCGCCCAGCGCGAGTTCGCGGCGGCGCGGCAGAGCGAGGCGCCACTGGCGTTCCTGCTGCTCGACCTGGATGACTTCAAGCACATCAACGACACCTACGGTCACCAGATGGGCGATCAAGTGCTGCAGCGCATCGCCGAATGCGGCGCCAATGCCCTGCGCCGTGGCGATCTGTTCGGCCGCATCGGTGGCGAGGAGTTCGCCGCGGTGCTGCCGCGCTGCGAGTCGATCCTCGCCGAGCAGATCGCCGAGCGCCTGCAGCGCGAGGTGCAGCGCCTGCATTTTGTTCAGGACAGCCAGGAATTCCGGGTCACGGTGAGCCAGGGCTTGACCAGCCTGAGCGCCGAGGACCAGTCCCTGGACAGCCTTTACGCCCGCGCCGACGCGGCGATGTACCGGGCCAAACGCCAGGGCAAGAACCAGATCGTGGTGGCCTGAGCCTTATCTCCTAAGGGTAAAAACGGCAACGCCCGCGGTCAGCACTGACCGCGGGCGTTGGCGTTTTGCCGATTCGTAGGGTGGGTTAGCGGCGCAGCGCACCTGCTGTCATGCCCCGCAAAGGCTGTGCGCCGCGTAACCCACCGGCGGTGTCCGGATTGACTCCGCTCGGTGGGTTACGGCGCGAGAAAGTTCTTCGTGCGGGAAGGCGCCCTGAGCGCGCCTAACCCACCCTACGAGGACTCAGCGCCGTTGCGGCGCCGGCTGCTGCTGGGTGATGCAGTGGATATTGCCGCCGCCGAGCAGGATCTCGCGCCCCGGCACCATCACCACCTGGTGCTCGGGGAACAGCTGCTGCAGGATCGCGCGGGCTTCCTCGTCCTGGGGATCATCGAAGCTCGGCGCGATGATGCCGCCGTTGACGATCAGGAAGTTGACGTAGGAGCCGGCCAAGCGAATCGCCGGGTCGCGGTCCTGGGTGCCGGCAACCCGATCGACATCGGCACATTCCGCGGCGCTGGCATGGATCGGCCCGGGGATCGGCATCTTGTGCACGAT is drawn from Pseudomonas cavernae and contains these coding sequences:
- a CDS encoding GGDEF domain-containing protein; translated protein: MDEKAPLPPELEELTLALLHSRAEVERLREREQLFSTLLGGVNAVLWAFDWQARRMIYVSPAYEQVFGRSAALLLADYGEWLNSIYPDDMDYAAETLAQVLDTGAVEAREYRILRGDGQLRWLSDKCFVSRQADCGQPLILVGIAEDITDKKLLEGELQRLATTDVLTQSCNRRHFFECAQREFAAARQSEAPLAFLLLDLDDFKHINDTYGHQMGDQVLQRIAECGANALRRGDLFGRIGGEEFAAVLPRCESILAEQIAERLQREVQRLHFVQDSQEFRVTVSQGLTSLSAEDQSLDSLYARADAAMYRAKRQGKNQIVVA